TGCCGAATTTCCTTGCCCGCGCCGTCTGCCGGCGGCGACAATGCCGGGATGACCCGCGAGATCGCCGCCGCGGCCTCGTTCTCCTTCCTCCGCATGCTCGTCGCGTACGGGTTCGCGCTCGTGTTCGCGGTCGCGTACGGCGTGGCGGCCGGCCGGTCGAAGCGCGCCGAACGGATCATGATCCCGCTCCTCGACGTGCTGCAGTCGGTTCCGGTGCTCGCATTCTTCCCGGCCGCCGTGTACTTCTTCATCGCCCTGACGCGCGGCGGCCGTTTCGGCGTCGAGATGGCGGCGGTGTTCCTGATCTTCACGGGGCAGGCGTGGAACATGGCCTTCGGCGTCTACGAGGCGGTCACCACGCTCCCGACCGATTCGACCGAGGCGGCGCGCGCGTTCGGCCTCAGCTCGTGGCGCCGGTTCCGCCGGCTCGAGCTTCCCGCGGCGGTGCCCAAGCTCGTCTACAACTCGATCCTCTCCTGGGCCGCAGGGTGGTACTTCCTCGTCGCGTGCGAGATCATCTCCATCGGGAAGAGCTCGTATTCGCTCCCCGGCCTCGGCTCGTTCATTCAGCGCTCGATGGAGTCCGCGGACTTGCGCGGGATGCTCGCCGGGATCGGGACGCTCGTGGCGATCGTCGTCCTCCTCGACGTGCTCGTCTGGCGCCCGCTGACGGTCTGGGCCGAGAAGTACCGCTTCGAATTCACCGCGGGGGCGGCCGGCGAGAGCCGGGTCTACGACGCGTATCGCTCGACCGGTCTGGCCCACGCGCTCGGAGCGTTCTGGGATCGGCTCTGGTCGGGGGCCGACCGGCCGATCGAGCGGCTCGAACGGGTTCCCCGCGACTCCGCGCGCGGCCGCCTGCTGCACGCGTTCCGAATCCTGGCGCGGACCCTCTTCCTCCTCGCCGCCGCGGCCGGCGCCCTCGCGCTGCTGCTCCTGCTCGCGGCGTTCCTGCGGCCGCCGATCCCGGCGGAGGTGGCGAAGATCCCCGCCGCGCTCTTCTTCTCGTTCTGCCGGCTCCTCGTCGCGTACGCGATCTCTCTCTGCTGGACGATCCCGCTGTCGCTCTGGGTCGGCGAGAACGACCGCGTGGCGCGGATCGCGACTCCGATCGCCGAGGTCGCGGCGTCCATCCCGGCGACGGCGTTCTTCCCGCTGATCGTCTTCTTCGTCGTGCGCGCGCTGGGAAGCGTGAATCTGGCGGCGGTGCTCCTCGTGCTCACGGGGATGCAGTGGTACATCCTCTTCAACGCGCTCGCCGGAGCGCGCCAGGTGCCCGGCGAGATGAAGGAGATGACGCGGTCGTTCGGCCTGCCGTTTCACCGCCGGGCTCGACTCGCGATCCTGCCGGCGATGGCGCCGTCGCTCGTGACCGGCAGCGTGACGGGATGGGGCGGCGGCTGGAACGCGCTGATCCTCTCCGAGTACGTCACGTACGGCCACCGCGTCTACGAGGCGCCCGGGATCGGGCAACTCCTCGTTCGCGCCACGGTTTCGGGGAATACGCGTCTCCTCGTGTGGTCGATCGTGTCGATGGTGCTCGTGATCGGGCTCCTCAACCGCTTCGTGTGGAGGAGACTTTACGCGGCCGCTTCCGTAAGATTCCGCATCGATGCTTGAAACCGCGGCGGTCCGGACGGGAGAGCCCGCGACGG
The DNA window shown above is from Thermoanaerobaculia bacterium and carries:
- a CDS encoding ABC transporter permease subunit, yielding MTREIAAAASFSFLRMLVAYGFALVFAVAYGVAAGRSKRAERIMIPLLDVLQSVPVLAFFPAAVYFFIALTRGGRFGVEMAAVFLIFTGQAWNMAFGVYEAVTTLPTDSTEAARAFGLSSWRRFRRLELPAAVPKLVYNSILSWAAGWYFLVACEIISIGKSSYSLPGLGSFIQRSMESADLRGMLAGIGTLVAIVVLLDVLVWRPLTVWAEKYRFEFTAGAAGESRVYDAYRSTGLAHALGAFWDRLWSGADRPIERLERVPRDSARGRLLHAFRILARTLFLLAAAAGALALLLLLAAFLRPPIPAEVAKIPAALFFSFCRLLVAYAISLCWTIPLSLWVGENDRVARIATPIAEVAASIPATAFFPLIVFFVVRALGSVNLAAVLLVLTGMQWYILFNALAGARQVPGEMKEMTRSFGLPFHRRARLAILPAMAPSLVTGSVTGWGGGWNALILSEYVTYGHRVYEAPGIGQLLVRATVSGNTRLLVWSIVSMVLVIGLLNRFVWRRLYAAASVRFRIDA